Proteins encoded by one window of Bacillota bacterium:
- a CDS encoding ISNCY family transposase, translating into MSQEQLKRYTVIEKTIEGSMTVREAAEHLGLSVRQVIRLKKGVKENGAAALIHKNQGRKPAHAIPDSVKQTIITLKLSNKYREANFKHFQELLERFENIKISYAPLYEILNSAGIQSPKKRRRFKPHRRRKRKAQKGLLIQMDATPFDWFGDGIMYSLHAAIDDATSEIVGLYMTKNECLQGYFETTRQMLINYGIPVSIYCDRHAIFLSTKASKLTIEDQLEGKICNDTQFGRAIRELGITIISARSPQAKG; encoded by the coding sequence ATGTCACAAGAGCAACTAAAAAGGTATACTGTCATCGAGAAAACTATAGAGGGCAGTATGACTGTTAGGGAAGCAGCAGAGCATTTGGGCCTTAGCGTGCGCCAGGTAATACGCCTGAAGAAAGGAGTGAAAGAAAACGGGGCCGCAGCTCTTATACACAAAAATCAAGGCCGCAAACCTGCTCATGCTATACCTGATAGTGTAAAGCAAACTATTATTACTTTAAAGCTTTCAAACAAATACAGGGAGGCTAATTTTAAGCACTTCCAGGAACTTCTTGAGAGGTTTGAAAACATAAAGATAAGTTATGCTCCTCTTTATGAGATACTAAATAGTGCAGGTATTCAAAGTCCTAAAAAGCGGAGACGTTTCAAACCTCACCGCCGTCGTAAGAGGAAAGCACAAAAAGGGCTTTTAATCCAGATGGATGCAACGCCGTTTGATTGGTTTGGAGACGGTATTATGTATTCTCTTCATGCAGCCATAGATGACGCCACTAGCGAAATTGTAGGACTTTACATGACAAAAAATGAATGCTTGCAAGGATATTTTGAAACGACCAGGCAAATGCTTATCAATTATGGAATTCCTGTCAGCATATATTGCGACAGACATGCTATTTTTCTTTCTACGAAAGCATCCAAGCTTACCATTGAAGATCAACTTGAGGGCAAGATTTGCAATGATACACAGTTCGGTAGGGCTATAAGGGAGCTTGGTATTACAATTATTTCTGCAAGGTCGCCACAGGCGAAAGGTTA